A single Streptococcus thermophilus DNA region contains:
- a CDS encoding LytR/AlgR family response regulator transcription factor, whose protein sequence is MNFMIIKVKDETKKVLLSDILYIISHPSKPHYIQIVTEKEIYDCLQKLQSIEELYPECFIRCHRSSLVNRSKIKVINSREKRIFLGEKGEHCLTFSRRRYQDILHQWINKGGM, encoded by the coding sequence ATGAACTTTATGATTATCAAAGTCAAGGATGAAACAAAGAAAGTACTGCTGTCAGATATTCTATATATCATATCGCATCCATCTAAACCACATTATATTCAAATTGTGACTGAGAAAGAGATTTATGATTGCTTACAAAAGCTACAAAGTATAGAGGAATTGTATCCAGAATGTTTTATTAGATGCCATCGGTCTAGTCTAGTTAACCGTTCAAAAATTAAGGTTATCAATTCTCGAGAAAAACGTATTTTTCTTGGAGAAAAAGGAGAACATTGCCTTACTTTTTCAAGACGTCGTTATCAGGACATACTGCATCAGTGGATTAACAAAGGAGGGATGTAG
- a CDS encoding response regulator transcription factor, protein MNIFIIEDDFMQQARIEKIITKLLEKHNIVPKKFEISGKPHQLLQAIEEKGVHQLFFLDIEIKEDELKGLQVAKQIREIDPYASIVFVTTHSEFMPLSFRYQVSALDYIDKELGVTEFESRIEAALLHTHNKDNSAVSDDSFYFKSKYAQVQYPFNEVYYIETSPRPHRVILYTKTDRMEFTASLSDILKQDKRLVQCHRSFAINPRNVVKVDRNEKQIYFPNGATCFISRQKLESTLAVIDRLHR, encoded by the coding sequence ATGAATATCTTTATAATAGAAGATGATTTTATGCAACAAGCGAGAATTGAGAAGATTATTACTAAGCTGTTAGAAAAGCACAACATCGTTCCGAAAAAATTTGAAATTTCAGGAAAACCTCATCAGCTACTTCAAGCAATAGAAGAAAAAGGAGTACATCAGCTCTTCTTTTTAGATATTGAGATTAAGGAAGACGAACTAAAAGGACTTCAAGTCGCTAAACAAATTAGAGAGATTGACCCTTATGCTAGTATTGTTTTTGTGACAACACACTCCGAGTTTATGCCCTTATCTTTCAGGTACCAGGTATCTGCCTTGGACTATATTGACAAAGAGCTTGGAGTTACCGAATTTGAATCGCGAATAGAAGCAGCTTTACTTCATACTCACAATAAGGACAATAGCGCCGTATCGGATGATTCATTCTATTTTAAGTCCAAATATGCTCAAGTACAATACCCATTCAATGAAGTGTACTACATCGAGACTTCTCCCCGCCCTCATCGTGTTATCCTTTATACCAAGACAGACCGAATGGAGTTCACAGCAAGTTTGTCAGACATTTTGAAACAAGATAAACGACTTGTACAATGTCATCGTTCGTTTGCAATCAATCCGAGGAATGTTGTTAAAGTGGATAGAAATGAAAAACAGATCTACTTTCCTAATGGAGCCACCTGTTTTATTTCAAGGCAAAAGCTAGAATCAACTTTAGCTGTTATTGATAGACTGCATAGATAA
- a CDS encoding sensor histidine kinase, whose translation MSVLNYIIEAIVSLGSLIVLFFSVNRLKYSIRSILLVILLRVSVAALFATLSQLFSSQFFSYFDTPLYGLLLAIVFLRPLSKTLLIFCGLFPFILENLFYRMVLYFIFPLFGQTPGIIEDTPTFVFVNLLSTLSVLFFLGWLRYDFVKLRTDNLVAEDKRILYMTNWVMLAYYLLMQTLTYLEYDIGLPTMAYRQFILVTYLVIFMGIIKQLDLHLREKIQEQFDFQQALQLKNLEDYSNQIEELYREVRGFRHDYSNLLTTLRLGIEENDMVQIKDVYQSVLKDSHKQLRASKYDIGRLVNIDNSALKSLLASKFLQANDNHVAVSLEVPEAIKPQGMKLVDFITIVSILCDNAIDATKGTFGKITIAFLSVDNKQMFIIENNTKEEKVDLSELYAFGHSSKGEGRGIGLYNVMKILERYPHVSLNTTSASYLFGQSLEIDLSSK comes from the coding sequence ATGTCTGTTTTAAACTATATTATTGAAGCCATTGTTTCATTGGGTTCACTCATTGTTCTCTTTTTTAGTGTTAACCGCTTAAAGTATTCTATCCGTTCAATCCTCTTGGTCATTCTGCTCAGAGTATCCGTTGCAGCCCTTTTCGCGACTTTAAGTCAGTTATTTTCAAGTCAATTCTTCTCTTATTTTGACACCCCTTTGTATGGTTTACTGTTGGCTATTGTGTTTTTGAGACCACTGTCTAAAACCTTATTGATTTTCTGTGGTTTATTTCCTTTTATTCTGGAAAATCTTTTCTATCGTATGGTCCTTTATTTTATTTTCCCCTTATTTGGTCAGACCCCAGGTATCATAGAAGACACTCCAACTTTTGTTTTCGTTAATCTCCTGTCTACATTGTCTGTTCTATTTTTCTTAGGTTGGTTAAGATATGATTTTGTCAAGTTAAGAACGGACAATCTTGTAGCTGAAGATAAACGGATCCTCTATATGACTAATTGGGTAATGCTTGCATACTATCTTTTAATGCAAACATTGACTTATTTAGAGTATGACATCGGATTGCCGACAATGGCTTATCGTCAATTTATTCTAGTGACTTATCTTGTTATCTTCATGGGAATTATCAAACAACTGGATTTACATTTGCGAGAAAAAATACAAGAGCAGTTTGATTTTCAACAAGCCCTGCAACTAAAAAACTTGGAGGACTATAGTAACCAAATTGAGGAGCTTTATCGAGAGGTTAGGGGCTTCCGGCATGATTATTCAAATTTATTAACAACCTTACGATTGGGAATTGAAGAAAATGACATGGTGCAGATAAAGGATGTTTACCAATCTGTGTTAAAGGATTCGCATAAACAGTTGCGAGCTAGTAAATATGATATTGGGCGTTTGGTCAATATTGATAATTCTGCCTTAAAAAGTTTATTGGCATCCAAATTTTTACAGGCTAATGATAATCATGTAGCCGTTAGCTTGGAGGTGCCAGAAGCGATTAAACCGCAAGGAATGAAGTTAGTGGACTTTATCACGATTGTTTCGATTCTATGTGATAATGCCATAGATGCTACCAAAGGAACCTTTGGAAAGATTACCATTGCTTTCTTATCTGTAGATAATAAGCAAATGTTTATTATTGAAAATAACACCAAGGAAGAAAAAGTTGACCTTTCAGAGCTTTATGCCTTTGGTCATAGTTCTAAAGGCGAGGGCAGAGGTATTGGTCTATATAATGTCATGAAAATTCTAGAGCGTTACCCACACGTATCACTTAACACGACTAGTGCATCTTATCTGTTTGGCCAATCTCTAGAAATTGACTTGTCATCGAAATAA
- a CDS encoding ComC/BlpC family leader-containing pheromone/bacteriocin, producing the protein MTKHRTSLTAFTELSPSELHRISGGDWWSDWMKYFPKSKQAIDSNNKHKLG; encoded by the coding sequence ATGACCAAGCATCGAACTTCTCTCACTGCATTCACAGAGCTTTCTCCTTCAGAACTTCACCGCATCTCTGGTGGAGATTGGTGGAGTGATTGGATGAAATATTTTCCTAAGTCAAAGCAAGCCATAGACAGCAATAATAAACATAAACTGGGCTAA
- a CDS encoding bacteriocin secretion accessory protein, protein MNPNLFKSAEFYQRRYHNFATHLIVPLILLVGFLLTFSLFAQKEVTVTSRGEITPTTIIASIQSTSNNPITTNNLANNKLVKKNELIIQYAETMESSQKQALETQLATLNRQKTGLETLKESLSQGTNLFTGEDEFGYINTFNNFITQSQDIELGISKTNAEVSNQAALAGNTIAAIDTQINQIYHQIAEYEELRQAITNRQTSLSADNPHQATLNNFLAQSQQDSQTGLTDQYLSQINQSISGLESSIASLNIQRAGTGSVATYDNSFVTKVEVLRTQFLQSASQQLTTLETQITELVAQLEQASVRLENNTITAPETGVIHLNSEFEGKSLIPSGSEIAQIYPNINQTKEFLITYYVTSEHVALLKEKQDVRLSLEKVGNQSITVVGKIKSIDKTATKTEEGNLFKVTALAQLSDKHSDVIQYGLQGRVTSIIAKKTYFDYYKDKILSNHD, encoded by the coding sequence ATGAACCCTAATTTGTTCAAAAGTGCTGAATTTTACCAGCGGCGCTACCATAATTTTGCGACACACTTAATTGTCCCCTTGATATTATTAGTCGGCTTTCTTCTAACCTTCTCCCTTTTTGCCCAAAAGGAGGTTACCGTCACATCAAGAGGTGAAATTACTCCGACGACAATCATCGCTTCCATCCAATCCACCAGCAATAACCCTATCACAACCAATAATCTAGCCAATAACAAGCTGGTTAAAAAGAATGAGCTCATCATCCAATACGCTGAAACTATGGAGAGTTCCCAAAAACAAGCCCTTGAAACCCAGCTAGCCACTCTAAATAGACAGAAAACTGGACTTGAAACCCTCAAAGAAAGCCTGTCACAGGGAACGAACCTCTTTACAGGGGAGGACGAATTTGGCTATATCAATACTTTTAACAACTTTATCACCCAGTCACAGGACATCGAACTAGGAATTTCCAAAACCAATGCAGAGGTGAGTAACCAGGCCGCCCTAGCAGGTAATACCATTGCTGCGATTGACACGCAAATCAATCAAATCTATCACCAAATAGCAGAATACGAGGAGCTTCGTCAAGCCATTACCAATAGACAGACCAGTTTATCAGCTGACAATCCACACCAAGCCACCTTAAACAATTTCTTAGCCCAATCCCAACAAGACTCCCAGACAGGATTAACTGATCAATACCTTTCTCAAATCAACCAAAGTATCTCAGGGCTAGAATCATCCATAGCTAGTCTGAACATCCAACGAGCTGGAACTGGCTCTGTTGCAACCTATGATAACAGCTTTGTAACAAAGGTTGAGGTCCTAAGAACACAGTTTTTACAATCGGCCTCTCAGCAGCTGACCACCCTTGAAACGCAAATCACAGAGCTAGTGGCACAGCTAGAGCAAGCATCCGTCCGACTAGAAAACAATACCATTACAGCTCCTGAAACAGGGGTAATCCATCTCAATAGTGAGTTTGAAGGAAAGTCTTTGATTCCAAGCGGTAGTGAAATCGCTCAGATTTACCCCAATATCAATCAAACCAAAGAATTCCTCATTACTTACTACGTGACTTCAGAACATGTCGCCTTACTCAAAGAAAAACAAGACGTGCGCCTGAGCTTAGAAAAAGTTGGCAACCAAAGCATCACTGTTGTTGGAAAAATTAAGTCTATCGATAAAACTGCTACTAAAACTGAGGAGGGGAATCTTTTCAAAGTTACTGCCTTGGCTCAACTATCCGACAAGCATAGCGACGTCATCCAGTACGGTCTCCAGGGTCGAGTCACAAGTATCATTGCCAAGAAGACTTACTTTGATTACTACAAGGATAAAATTTTATCCAACCATGATTAA
- a CDS encoding Blp family class II bacteriocin, with translation MNTITICKFDVLDAELLSTVEGGYSGKDCLKDMGGYALAGAGSGALWGAPAGGVGALPGAFVGAHVGAIAGGFACMGGMIGNKFN, from the coding sequence ATGAATACAATAACTATTTGTAAATTTGATGTTTTAGATGCTGAACTTCTTTCGACAGTTGAGGGTGGATACTCTGGTAAGGATTGTTTAAAAGACATGGGAGGATATGCATTGGCAGGAGCTGGAAGTGGAGCTCTGTGGGGAGCTCCAGCAGGAGGTGTTGGAGCACTTCCAGGTGCATTTGTCGGAGCTCATGTTGGGGCAATTGCAGGAGGCTTTGCATGTATGGGTGGAATGATTGGTAATAAGTTTAACTAA
- a CDS encoding class IIb bacteriocin, lactobin A/cerein 7B family, whose translation MKQYNGFEVLHELDLANVTGGQINWGSVVGHCIGGAIIGGAAAGVGCLVGSGKAIINGL comes from the coding sequence ATGAAGCAGTATAATGGTTTTGAGGTTCTACATGAACTTGACTTAGCAAATGTAACTGGCGGTCAAATTAATTGGGGATCAGTTGTAGGACACTGTATAGGTGGAGCTATTATCGGAGGTGCAGCGGCTGGAGTAGGATGCCTTGTTGGGAGCGGAAAGGCAATCATAAATGGATTATAA
- a CDS encoding thioredoxin fold domain-containing protein yields the protein MKKTLFKSLLFSTVALAALVTSPVLADSSETNSLEEHSPSLVTEQPSSQTTPDQTGEATTGEELAEVTIEEYATNVADFKKVTIDNVHTAFTADGLEHTLYFGRGTCYYCRQFSPDLKEFNQLIAGQLEYYDTDSADDEAKEFLFKTVGIPGTPTIIYLKNGQPVSGWVGGGVNAQQLYDYLYFGKSPEQHAEELENGEQNTTNQEEGTQSGTAFDNQANTEEISNQELSETDSSSDKTKADSAEQSIEVTDKSIENVSTKDESLKVDVKQQENQQETLIKPVSSTSQVTPLASRVSGVSGATTLPRTGEVNSINLVRIGLAFLLASGFTGISRLRTKQEG from the coding sequence ATGAAGAAAACACTATTCAAATCACTACTTTTCAGTACAGTGGCTTTGGCAGCTTTAGTTACTAGTCCTGTTTTGGCTGACAGTTCTGAAACTAACTCATTAGAAGAACATAGTCCTTCTCTGGTGACAGAACAGCCATCTAGCCAAACAACACCTGATCAGACAGGCGAAGCTACAACCGGTGAAGAACTTGCAGAAGTGACCATCGAGGAGTATGCTACAAATGTCGCTGATTTTAAGAAGGTAACTATTGACAATGTTCATACAGCTTTTACGGCTGACGGTTTGGAACACACCTTGTATTTCGGTCGTGGGACCTGTTATTATTGCCGTCAATTTTCACCAGACTTGAAGGAATTTAATCAGCTAATTGCTGGTCAGTTGGAGTATTACGATACAGATAGTGCAGATGATGAGGCTAAAGAGTTCTTGTTTAAAACAGTCGGTATCCCTGGAACACCAACCATTATCTACCTAAAAAATGGTCAACCTGTTTCTGGATGGGTTGGTGGAGGAGTTAATGCTCAGCAACTTTACGACTACCTCTATTTTGGAAAATCACCTGAACAACATGCAGAAGAGCTTGAGAATGGTGAACAGAATACAACCAATCAAGAGGAAGGGACACAGTCAGGTACTGCTTTTGATAATCAAGCTAACACTGAGGAGATTTCGAATCAAGAGTTGTCCGAAACCGACTCTTCCTCTGATAAAACCAAGGCTGATTCTGCAGAACAATCCATAGAGGTTACAGATAAATCTATAGAAAATGTCAGTACCAAAGATGAGAGTCTCAAAGTTGATGTTAAACAGCAAGAAAATCAACAAGAAACCTTGATTAAGCCAGTAAGCTCCACATCACAGGTCACACCACTAGCAAGTCGTGTTAGTGGAGTTTCTGGAGCCACAACTTTGCCTAGAACTGGAGAGGTCAATTCGATTAATCTTGTGCGTATCGGTCTAGCCTTCTTACTAGCTTCGGGATTCACAGGCATCAGTCGTTTGAGAACTAAGCAGGAGGGTTAG
- a CDS encoding CPBP family intramembrane glutamic endopeptidase, translated as MQRFKNILKFIGLIFLTLSVNIFPMRLIATQETTPTYMQWLASLGYLLVTGIVLVLVWKKYKNKDEKEKSPFTWKDFGIALLFYLATRLVAIGGTFLIQMVTGNATSANDAALMATNEQLSRMFPLYFVAFHLAIGIFAPILEELVFRGFFGRYFFKNNRKWLKLTVSSSIFALLHIFYPIEFIVYFLLGAIFYLAYDRRENIVDSIVVHLLNNGLLVIVSVVNYLILILD; from the coding sequence ATGCAACGTTTTAAAAATATACTGAAGTTTATTGGGCTAATCTTTCTTACCTTAAGTGTCAATATCTTTCCAATGAGATTGATTGCTACTCAGGAGACAACGCCAACTTATATGCAGTGGCTTGCTAGTCTAGGTTATTTATTGGTTACTGGTATCGTCCTTGTTCTTGTTTGGAAAAAATATAAAAACAAGGATGAAAAGGAAAAATCACCCTTTACCTGGAAAGACTTTGGAATTGCCCTTCTCTTTTATCTTGCTACTCGTCTAGTAGCCATTGGTGGGACCTTTTTAATTCAAATGGTCACGGGTAATGCAACATCAGCTAATGATGCAGCCTTGATGGCAACCAATGAGCAGCTTAGCCGGATGTTCCCTTTATACTTTGTTGCCTTTCATCTTGCTATTGGTATCTTTGCTCCGATCTTGGAAGAACTTGTGTTCAGAGGATTCTTTGGTCGTTATTTTTTCAAAAACAATCGTAAGTGGTTGAAATTGACTGTGAGCTCTTCCATTTTTGCATTGTTACATATATTCTATCCAATCGAGTTTATTGTGTATTTCCTGTTAGGAGCAATTTTTTACTTGGCATACGATCGTCGTGAAAACATTGTCGATTCGATTGTTGTGCATCTACTGAATAACGGATTACTGGTTATTGTATCTGTTGTTAATTATCTTATTCTAATACTTGATTAA
- a CDS encoding sigma-70 family RNA polymerase sigma factor, whose amino-acid sequence MVYFVYVNGLKVPVSREVYREYWRLTNRENYLNRLEIQYRVRPFSDYADDQLTSFMADEKMDVEKITETKEILQLLYESLLLLNDDEFSLVKNLFFEEKTLNEISLSNQISISTVARRRDKILNYLKKLLH is encoded by the coding sequence ATGGTGTATTTTGTATATGTGAATGGGTTAAAAGTCCCTGTTTCCAGAGAGGTTTACCGTGAGTATTGGCGATTGACAAATCGAGAAAATTATCTTAATCGACTAGAAATCCAATATCGTGTTAGACCATTTTCAGATTATGCTGATGACCAACTAACAAGTTTTATGGCTGATGAGAAAATGGATGTTGAAAAGATTACTGAGACTAAAGAAATCTTACAGCTATTGTATGAATCTCTACTTTTGCTTAATGACGATGAATTTTCCCTTGTCAAGAACCTGTTTTTTGAGGAAAAAACATTGAATGAAATTTCTCTGTCTAATCAAATTTCTATTTCAACTGTTGCAAGACGGAGGGATAAAATTTTGAACTATCTCAAAAAGCTCTTGCATTAG
- a CDS encoding recombinase family protein: MTQACIYLRLSRDDGDNVESNSIINQRSLLRDYARNHDFTILEEFMDDGISGLTFNRPDFNRMMAMVNDKTIDTIIVKDLSRFGRDYIETGKYLQRIFPAMGVRFISVNDHYDSLTADTNETHLVMPIKSLINDSYCRDISTKVRSTQKAKRQKGEFIGAFAPYGYRKDDKQRNHLVVDENVRPTIEKIFALKLEGYSSNAIAGFLNQAGIETPLQRKKACQEKIKGFYGHCHKWNTKMVNRILTNRVYTGTLEQGKQTKLNYKSQKSVAVNPEDWVRVEDTHEAIISKSTFAIANNLLLRDVKHGKKLPDLFAGLLFCSDCQAQLVQRKLRYKDKETVQYICSTYNNGRGCSRHAIKQERLLDLVLTFIHQYLDWKSYLIKAVPDYLNQEQFLEVDFTSLLANRKKYEQLLQSLYLDLDDGLINDTEYQEFQRSYRQKLKQIEDTIIQKKALAQTLYDKLQDKERWLNQLSEIQKDKELNRLTLVTLLDRIVIHENQELTLVFHDVAELEVLQQFSHRETEVI; encoded by the coding sequence ATGACACAAGCCTGTATTTATTTACGCCTGTCACGAGATGATGGGGATAATGTGGAAAGCAATTCCATCATCAACCAACGCTCACTTTTGAGAGATTATGCCAGAAATCATGATTTCACGATTTTAGAAGAATTTATGGATGATGGTATTAGTGGCTTAACCTTTAACCGCCCTGACTTTAACCGTATGATGGCAATGGTAAATGATAAGACAATTGATACTATTATTGTTAAGGACTTGTCTCGCTTCGGTCGAGACTACATTGAAACTGGAAAATACCTTCAACGAATTTTCCCTGCTATGGGAGTTAGGTTTATATCAGTCAATGACCACTATGATAGCTTGACGGCTGATACCAATGAAACGCATTTGGTCATGCCTATCAAAAGTCTCATTAACGATAGTTACTGTCGAGACATTTCAACAAAAGTTCGAAGCACCCAAAAAGCTAAACGGCAAAAGGGCGAGTTTATTGGAGCTTTTGCCCCTTATGGCTATCGCAAAGATGACAAGCAACGGAATCACCTAGTGGTTGATGAGAATGTACGCCCTACTATTGAGAAAATCTTTGCTCTTAAACTAGAGGGATATTCGTCAAACGCTATTGCAGGCTTTCTTAACCAGGCAGGGATAGAGACTCCCTTGCAACGTAAGAAAGCCTGTCAGGAAAAGATTAAAGGTTTTTATGGCCATTGCCATAAGTGGAACACCAAAATGGTCAACCGTATTTTGACCAACCGTGTCTATACTGGTACCTTGGAACAAGGTAAACAGACCAAACTTAATTACAAGTCGCAAAAATCTGTAGCTGTCAATCCAGAAGATTGGGTGCGAGTGGAAGATACCCATGAAGCCATTATTTCAAAAAGTACCTTTGCTATTGCGAATAACCTCTTACTCAGGGATGTTAAGCACGGGAAGAAGCTGCCTGACCTTTTTGCAGGATTATTATTTTGCAGCGACTGTCAGGCTCAGCTTGTACAACGAAAACTTCGCTATAAGGACAAAGAGACTGTTCAATATATTTGTAGCACCTACAATAATGGACGAGGATGTAGCCGTCATGCAATTAAACAAGAGAGATTACTAGACTTAGTATTGACCTTTATTCATCAATACCTTGACTGGAAGTCTTATCTGATTAAAGCAGTTCCTGATTATTTGAACCAAGAACAGTTTTTGGAAGTTGATTTTACTTCTTTGCTTGCGAATCGCAAGAAGTATGAACAGTTGCTCCAGTCCTTGTATTTGGATTTAGACGACGGTTTGATTAATGATACAGAATACCAAGAGTTTCAGCGAAGCTATCGTCAAAAGCTAAAACAGATTGAGGACACCATCATTCAAAAGAAAGCACTAGCTCAAACCCTGTATGACAAACTTCAGGATAAGGAACGGTGGTTAAATCAGTTGAGTGAAATCCAAAAAGATAAAGAACTCAATCGTCTCACTTTAGTGACCTTACTTGACCGGATTGTCATTCATGAGAATCAGGAGTTGACCTTGGTATTTCATGATGTGGCAGAACTAGAAGTCCTCCAGCAGTTTTCTCATAGAGAGACGGAGGTGATCTAA
- a CDS encoding recombinase family protein produces MARTKNRYRKETIIEEVSLQTYRTGIYIRLSKERTETWRNKSQSLETQESLARAFAKEKGLTVTKCYIDYEYSGTTFNRPAYQDMMEDIKKGIINCILIRDLSRLGRNYIEMGRLIDKVFPFLGVRLISINDNLDTLNGLEDKKSFEVEINNLVNDLYSKDISKKVMTYHIQQASQGYYIGTSAPYGYRIDRNEAGARLVIDNQVRPILEFVFQEAIEGKSMPQITAELNRREIAVPHSYRKTGQLYRSEQDTKRWQAGNLLRLIKMPVYRGGLVQRTRNKSLSEDDYIYFENAQEAYISKDDYEKILQYSASRKSVKKTDRVKTPNRYKGLIYGKTKSTQMVRKRRHFSNNKSDYDYYYFMDYHYDSETAERKTVYISENALDKIVVELIQSEMKRLGTVETLLPRLESKKENCLKIYQKQLRGHQGSIVQWNAELSDLYAAFSLNRSKREDYLSKKKEINSKIKTISQELAQCETSIKQIEEEHSKQVNWVRHLAKSSNQAVLTAELLNALIERIEVDVDKTVTVTFNCRIGGDKHD; encoded by the coding sequence ATGGCACGTACCAAGAACCGCTACCGCAAGGAAACGATAATAGAAGAGGTATCACTTCAAACTTATCGTACAGGCATTTACATTCGCCTATCCAAAGAACGTACTGAAACCTGGAGAAACAAGTCGCAGTCCTTAGAGACACAAGAAAGTCTAGCTAGAGCCTTTGCCAAGGAGAAAGGGTTAACTGTAACCAAGTGTTACATCGACTATGAATATTCTGGAACAACCTTTAATCGACCTGCCTACCAGGACATGATGGAAGATATCAAAAAAGGGATTATCAACTGTATCTTGATTCGGGACTTATCCCGTTTGGGTCGAAACTACATTGAGATGGGACGACTGATTGATAAAGTATTCCCCTTTTTGGGAGTTCGTCTTATTTCAATCAATGACAACTTAGACACACTCAACGGATTAGAAGATAAGAAATCCTTTGAGGTGGAAATTAATAATTTGGTCAACGACTTATACTCTAAGGATATTTCAAAGAAAGTTATGACTTATCATATTCAGCAGGCTAGTCAAGGGTACTATATTGGAACTTCTGCTCCGTATGGGTATCGCATTGACCGCAATGAAGCTGGTGCAAGGTTAGTCATAGATAATCAGGTTAGGCCAATTTTAGAGTTTGTTTTTCAAGAGGCAATCGAAGGTAAATCCATGCCTCAGATTACTGCTGAATTGAATCGTAGAGAAATTGCTGTACCTCATTCCTACCGTAAGACAGGTCAATTATATAGAAGTGAGCAGGATACGAAAAGATGGCAAGCAGGAAATTTACTTCGTCTGATTAAGATGCCTGTTTACAGGGGAGGCCTTGTTCAGCGAACACGAAACAAATCCTTATCTGAAGATGACTATATCTATTTTGAAAATGCACAGGAAGCCTATATCAGCAAAGATGACTACGAAAAAATTCTTCAGTATTCTGCTAGTCGTAAGTCTGTTAAAAAGACTGACCGAGTAAAAACTCCAAATCGCTATAAAGGTTTGATTTATGGCAAAACCAAATCAACTCAAATGGTTCGAAAGCGTCGCCATTTTTCAAATAATAAGTCTGATTATGATTACTATTACTTTATGGACTATCACTATGATTCAGAGACAGCTGAGAGAAAAACCGTTTATATCAGTGAAAATGCTCTGGATAAGATAGTAGTAGAGCTGATACAATCAGAAATGAAGCGTTTAGGTACAGTTGAGACTTTATTGCCTCGACTTGAATCTAAAAAGGAGAATTGCCTAAAGATATATCAAAAGCAGCTGAGGGGTCATCAAGGTTCAATAGTACAATGGAATGCTGAACTAAGCGATCTTTACGCAGCGTTCAGTCTTAACCGGTCTAAGCGAGAAGACTATCTTTCCAAAAAGAAAGAAATAAACTCAAAAATCAAAACCATTTCACAAGAATTAGCCCAATGTGAAACTTCAATAAAGCAGATTGAGGAGGAGCACAGTAAGCAGGTGAATTGGGTTAGACATCTAGCCAAGAGTAGCAATCAAGCAGTTTTAACGGCAGAACTCTTAAATGCTTTAATAGAACGGATTGAAGTTGATGTGGACAAAACAGTCACAGTAACTTTTAACTGTCGGATCGGGGGGGACAAGCATGACTAA